Below is a window of Fibrobacter sp. UWB11 DNA.
TTTTGATAGACTCGATAAAGTCTTCAGGTAATTCCATAATTTGTGTCCTTTTTGCTTAAAATCTATATCCATGTATTTTATGCATCAAGGTCTTGAACTGCGGACGTTTTTTGTGGAAAGTTATATTCCTTGACGTCGCTATCCCGTTTATATATATTACTCCTGTAATTCGATAATCCCTGTGACAGTCGGCATAGACCTAATGGTCCGTACGTGCATCCGCGATGGGGCCCATCAACCTTCTTGTTGATGTTGTTGGATAGCTGGTAGGAACACGACCTACTCATGTGCACTCGCAAAAGTGCCTAGTAATGCCGAGGAAAACCCTCGCCAATAGCATTGCAAGATTATCCGATTTTCTACGCGGGAAGTAGAAAATTTCTCAAAAAAGTAATGTTGCAACAAATGGAACTGAGTCCTTTGTTGTATTGTAATATGTATTGACAATAGTATATACATTTTCTATAATAGTGAAGGTAATAAATGAATATTACAAGACACGCTTTTGAGCGGATGCTTGAAAGGAATTTTACCGTAGAAATGCTTGGAAAATTTTTACGGCAAAAAAGGTTAAGATGGAGTCCTACAGAAAAAGACGGTGTGTCAAAAATTACTGCTGAAGTTGATAATCAATTTTGGACATTAATTGTAACTGACGATTTGAAAACTTTAATCACCATAAGGAGAGCTCATGAAGACGAGGTGCAAGATGCAAAAGAAGGTTAAGTTGCCCAAGGGCTTTAAGCTGGTGAAGGATATTTATCCTAAGGCGGTTATTGAGGAACTGGAAAATGATACCAGTGTGAAAAATTCGATGACGATTACCGGAGGCCATGAGTCGGAAACTCTTGAAGAATCCATAGCGCGAGTTAAGCGTGCGATTGCAGAATCCAAGGAAGAAAAGAAAATGTATTCCATAAGGCTCAAGGTGAAAACTGTAGAGGCTATTAAGCGTAAGGCTGCCGAGGCAGGCATCCCGTATCAGACTTATGTGAATGTTTTATTGGACAATGCGGCTTTGGCCTAAAAATTCCCCATAAAAAATGCCCCGCTTAGGCGGGGCGCTTTTGCATAGGCTTCTCTTTAAATCTTAATCCTAATCTTTTTCTGCTTATAAATCGATTGCCCGCCGTTGCAGATATAGGCGACTGTGCAGACGATGAAAAATGCGGGGAGGCAATTGAATCCGAAGATTTCACCGGCGATGAGGATGGGCGCCCAGAGTGTGTTGCTTGCGCTTGCAAAAACGGCGGCAAAGCCGAGGGCTGCGGCGAGGGCGGCTGGCATTCCGAACATACTTGCAATGAATACGCCAAACGTAGCGCCGATGGCGAAAAGCGGGGTGACGACACCGCCGATAAATCCGGCGGAGAGCGTGAGGATTGTGAGTGCAAATTTCAGAATCCAGTCATATCCGGCAATCCCGGCGGCACTCCCCGTAGCATTCCCGGCGGCAGTTCCTACAACATTCGCGGCATCCCCAATCAAGTCTGCATTTCCGGCAATTCCAAAACACATGTCCAACAAGTTTGTTCCAAGTCCGGCGTAACGTCCCTGGAAGAATACGAGTAAAAGTGCACTTAAACCCACACCCATAATTGCAATTCTCTTAATGCTATTGGAAAATTTTTTCGCGAAGAAATCTTGCGAGAGTCCAAGCAGCTTTGCAAATCCGCCGCCGACAATTCCGAAGAGCACTCCCATCAGCGCGAGCTTCACAATGAACTTTCCGTCGAGCGTTCCTTCGTTTGTGAATACGCTTGCCGAGAATCCGCTTGCATCAAGGAGCGAATTCAAGTCAACGCTGAACTTGTGGAATCCGAGCATGCTCGAAACTTTGCATGCGGTAAATGCTGCGGCTGCAGCGGGCAACAAGGCCGTAAGTTCCATATGTCCGACGAGCAAGACTTCCAAGGCGAATGCGGTTGCTGCCATGGGTGTCTGGAAAATTCCGGCGAAGCCTGCGGCAAGTCCTGTGACGAGCATGATATGCGCTGAATTTTCAAATGGTAATTTCTTACTTATGTTGTACGAAAGTGCGGAGCCGATTTGCATAGCGGCCCCTTCACGACCTGCGCTTCCGCCGAAGAGTTGCGTAAGCCAAGTGCTCACTGCGGCCATCGGGATTGCTACCAATGGAAAGTCGGATTCTTTGTTGAGTCCAACGGCGAAAACTTGGTCCATGCCGCGTTCTGTCCAACGTCCCCATTTCTTGTACGCAAATGCAATTGCTGCTCCGCCGAGAGCGAGTGCGGGAATGAAGTACAGCGGGTTTGCATCGCGGATTGCAGAAAGCCTGTCGCTGATGTCTCCGAAGCATGCGGTGAGCGCACCGATGATTGCTCCGAGTGTGATTCCAATCACCACAAATGTCGGGGTCGCAAGCCACTTTGTAATTTTTTCTTTAATACGAGCCTTTGCCATCTTCATCATCTGTTCTTTCATCTCGGGACTGAACTGATTGAACTGTTGACTCGCCTTGCTGAAGTCGCTGAAATTCATGTAAAATCCTGCTTTTGTTAAAATTTTTTCACGACAAAAATAGTAAAATGGAACGTCTTGTCCCGCTTTTTTCTGTGTTGTCAAATGCTCAATTCTTTTACAACGCGTATCCAAAAAAAGAATGACTTGCTTTGCTCTTCAATGTATAATTAAGCAAAGGGTTGGCTTGTGGTGTATCGCTAAAAATATAAGGGAATCGAAATGAATCATTTTTCGAAAGCAGCGCTTTGTGGGATCGGTTTTGGTTTGATGTTCTCCGCTTGCGGTGACTCGAACGATACTAATTTTAGCCCGATGGGACCTGGCAATGGTGAAGTCAGCTCCGATTCTAATGTAGGCTATCAAGCAGGATTTTCTAGCTCGTCGGCTGGATATTTGCCGGGATTGTCTTCGGTGGTAATTCCAGGAAGTTCTGCAGGAATTCCTGTTGGTTCTTCGGGATCGTCTCCTGTGATTCCGACTTCTTCGGGCAACGTGATTGTTGGCTCTTCGAGCTCTTTTGCGCTTCCGCAGAGTTCTAGCGTTCAAGAGGTGATTCCTCAATACCAGGGCAACAGCCCAGTTTTTCTCTCTGAGATTTCACCGACGAATGCAAACTTCAAGGAC
It encodes the following:
- a CDS encoding chloride channel protein → MNFSDFSKASQQFNQFSPEMKEQMMKMAKARIKEKITKWLATPTFVVIGITLGAIIGALTACFGDISDRLSAIRDANPLYFIPALALGGAAIAFAYKKWGRWTERGMDQVFAVGLNKESDFPLVAIPMAAVSTWLTQLFGGSAGREGAAMQIGSALSYNISKKLPFENSAHIMLVTGLAAGFAGIFQTPMAATAFALEVLLVGHMELTALLPAAAAAFTACKVSSMLGFHKFSVDLNSLLDASGFSASVFTNEGTLDGKFIVKLALMGVLFGIVGGGFAKLLGLSQDFFAKKFSNSIKRIAIMGVGLSALLLVFFQGRYAGLGTNLLDMCFGIAGNADLIGDAANVVGTAAGNATGSAAGIAGYDWILKFALTILTLSAGFIGGVVTPLFAIGATFGVFIASMFGMPAALAAALGFAAVFASASNTLWAPILIAGEIFGFNCLPAFFIVCTVAYICNGGQSIYKQKKIRIKI
- a CDS encoding CopG family antitoxin — translated: MKTRCKMQKKVKLPKGFKLVKDIYPKAVIEELENDTSVKNSMTITGGHESETLEESIARVKRAIAESKEEKKMYSIRLKVKTVEAIKRKAAEAGIPYQTYVNVLLDNAALA